Sequence from the Aestuariirhabdus haliotis genome:
GTATACCTGTCACCACTCGATCTCAACGTTGAGTCTGCACAGGTTGAACAACCCTTTAAGCCCACCATTCGAATTGGTATTGCGCTGTTTGATGAAGAAGCTAAACGGCTGGGATATTTGCTGGCGAATTATCGAGGCGATGATCTGATCGCTAATTTCCAGCAGGTTTCCTCCCACCTGTCGGACCGAATGATGTTGGTCAATTCGGAAGGTTACTGGCTGGTCGGTGGTGATGATGGCAAGAATTGGGGCTTTATGCTCGACCATCAGGATAGTTTTGCCGAAGCTCATCCCATCGCCTGGCAGCAGATCAATTCGAACACCAAAGGCCAGTTGGTATTTGATCAGGGCCTTTACAGCTTTGATACATTGTTTCCCTATGTTTTAGAAGATACCCAGAATCGACTGCATGATGATGCCAAGTCCTATTACTGGAAAGTCATTTCGTTTGCGCCCAACCGGTTAATCAATGAAGCCCCTCGAGAGTTTCTGGGCAAAATGGTGCCGGCTTATCTGGTAGCTTTGATTATTCTGCTGGCCAGTGCCTTTGTTATCAGCAGCATGCGCATGAAGACCATTGCTATTCAGGAACAGCGTAATTATGAGCGTAGTTTCCGGCGGGCGCTGGAAGATATTGAGCTGGCAGCCCTGATTATGGACGTGCACGGAAAAATCATTTTCTGTAATGAGCACTTTGCCAGAACTATGGGTTATAGCCGACATCGATTGCTGGAAATGGAGTGGATCGACCTGCTGCCCGATTCCGATCATCGCAGTGGTGACTACACGGTGTTTCTGCGTAACTTAATGGACCAGCAACTCGAGGAGCACGTCGAGCAATGGCTGGTCGATGCCCATCAGAATCAGCATCTGTTTTCCTGGACGAATACCTTTGCCATCGATGAGCACGGCCAGGTTTCTTCCCTGATCTGCCTCGGTCGGAATATCACCAAACAGCGACAGATCGAAACGGAACTGAGAAAGCTAAGCATGGCGGTCGAGCAAAGTCCTAATATAGTCATGATTACCGATACCAACGGATGCATAGAATATGTGAATCCACGTTTCGTCGAAGTTACCGGTTATCAATACGATGAAGTTATCGGTAAACAACCGAGTATTGTCAGCTCCGGAGAAACACTGGATGAAGAGTACCAGGAGCTTTGGGAAAAAATTCAGGCTGGAGAAACCTGGCAGGGTGTTTTAAAAAACAAAAAGAAAAATGGTGTTTATTATTGGGAAAAAACCACCATATCCCCCATTTTTGACATAAATGAAAATATTACTCACTACCTGTCTGTCAAAGATGACATTACCGAGAAACGAAAACTCAAGGTGATGCTGGAACAGCAAGAAGAGGAAAACCGAAAGAATCGAGAGCTGGCAGCGGTTGGTACGATGGCTAATATGGTCGCCCATGATCTTCGTAATCCCTTAAGTTCGATCAAGATGGCTTTGCAAATATTGATGAGAGAACGCAGTGCGGCGATGGGAGATTCCTATCAGCAAGAGGAAGAGTTGATAGGAATCTCCCAGGAACAGGTTCGTTATATGGAAGGTATCCTGAGGGATTTGATGGACTATTCCGGTACCACTCGGTTGTCTCCCGAATGGCTTCAGCTCGACAAAGTACTTGAGTTGACGATTAACAGTTTGCAAAAGCAGATCTATCAGC
This genomic interval carries:
- a CDS encoding PAS domain S-box protein, with the translated sequence MIARGLNSIRKPALPDNAGKVVRGALRLFIPSMLLLLTVMVLHYWIYTDTESVSLEEKQSIAVELSRSNAAANLSYLMDEVRFLGEHFRYLMERKSSSIEHYNDISHFVLSFSKHKQWYDQIRLLDVNGREVVRINNAAAGPLPVPDSELQDKSHRYYFDRMRSLEADEVYLSPLDLNVESAQVEQPFKPTIRIGIALFDEEAKRLGYLLANYRGDDLIANFQQVSSHLSDRMMLVNSEGYWLVGGDDGKNWGFMLDHQDSFAEAHPIAWQQINSNTKGQLVFDQGLYSFDTLFPYVLEDTQNRLHDDAKSYYWKVISFAPNRLINEAPREFLGKMVPAYLVALIILLASAFVISSMRMKTIAIQEQRNYERSFRRALEDIELAALIMDVHGKIIFCNEHFARTMGYSRHRLLEMEWIDLLPDSDHRSGDYTVFLRNLMDQQLEEHVEQWLVDAHQNQHLFSWTNTFAIDEHGQVSSLICLGRNITKQRQIETELRKLSMAVEQSPNIVMITDTNGCIEYVNPRFVEVTGYQYDEVIGKQPSIVSSGETLDEEYQELWEKIQAGETWQGVLKNKKKNGVYYWEKTTISPIFDINENITHYLSVKDDITEKRKLKVMLEQQEEENRKNRELAAVGTMANMVAHDLRNPLSSIKMALQILMRERSAAMGDSYQQEEELIGISQEQVRYMEGILRDLMDYSGTTRLSPEWLQLDKVLELTINSLQKQIYQQGIQLDFKIEKGLPTLYADANKLRQVFSNLITNSIQALAAQADAKLTISTGVVIVDGTPKVQVVVTDNGVGFDPCMMGNVFEPFYTSKEKGTGLGLAIARQLVEKHEGSIRLELRASGGVVAKVILPVAPASMGVLQETAVI